CTTCGATAAAACCAGCCAGGTCATACATAGAATCCTCTTCTTCATTAAAAATAATTTGGTCGGTCTGATTAATAGAGTAAAAACTTAAAACAACGGCCAGAATTAAGACTAAAACAATTGTAGCCACAGTAAGCTTGTTTTCAACGATCAGTTTTTTCATTGACATCTTTACCTTCTTGCAGAATCAAACTTCTTTTTTTTTGATTGATGATCCACAAAGTTAATAAAATAATGCCAGCATTCCCTTCAGAACTGCTTTTCTTTTAATAATTATGGATACTCCTACTCTTTAATTTAATGCTCAATCTTTAATTCCTGCTTTTTCCGGGTAAAATAATTAATTTATTTCCCTTCTCTGCCGGGAATTTTTCTGCTCTTTATACGGCATATTCAATTCCCCAAATAATAATTGTCATTTCAAAGCCCGCCTCTGGAAAATCATATATCTGCTTTATCAATTTTATGAGTATGCAATAAAAAACCCGGACATAAGCCCGGGTACAATATACCCTCTGCTCCGTACGATAACTATTCTGATATACAGGAAAATAAATAATTGGATATTTCATATTGAAGTTTGCTGTTATTTCGAGTATTATAGTGGTATAGATAGTAATTATTTTAAATGTGAATATAAACCCAAATCCAGCAGACCTGCTTAATGTTCATAAAGGAAAGAGCTTTTGCGAAGGGAGCGAAATTTTTTTCACATCTATTTACCAGCTGAAGACAGGAAGATCTATTTAAAAGGGGGCAGCACTTATTTTTTTAATTCAGATAATTGTGGTGATACCCTGTTATCTGTTCTATGCTACCATTAAAATCAAGTTAAACCTTTTAAAATTACTTTACATTACTTCACTAAAAGACCCGTCAAGCATTTCACGGAGGAGGAACTGGTTTACACTGGCTCCGGCATGGAAAGGAGAGAAAATTCATGCCAGAGACCAGAAGCGATGAAGAGCGGAAAATGATCATAGAAAAAGTCAACCATCTCTATGAAACATCAGATCTTACGATAAAAGAAGCCTGCAGCGAATTTGGCATTTCCGACAGCGCCTATTATATCTGGAAAAAGCACCGCAATTTAGAACCCGAAACCGAAAAAGAAGAAACTTCAAACCAGGACCGTGAAAATACTTCTGGCGATGTAGATACTGAAACAGTAAAGAAAGTGACTGAATTAAAAGAAGATAAACCATTTCTTGGATTTAAAAAGATCAGCAAGCAGTTAGCCTACTCTCACGGTATAAAGATCTCAACCCGCCAGGTAAAAAAGATACTAAAAGAGCATGGTCTGGAGGAGACAGATTATCCCGAACCGAAAGATCATCCCTCCCGCAGGTTTGAGCGCAACAGCAGCGATGAGATGTGGATGATGGACATCATGCACTATACCATCGAAAAAGAGGGAAGATTTTATCTAATAAGCATTCTCGATGATTACAGCCGATATATTATTGCCCACGGTATCTTCAAAAGAAAAACTATTGATAATGTTATAGATGTCCTGCATGAAGCTTTTGAAGAGAGCGGCCTCCCCGGTGAATTTCTTACGGATAGAGGCAGTCAGTTTCATTCCTGGAAGGGAGAAAGCCGCTTTCAAAAACTGCTCGACAAGCTGGGAGTAAAACACATACTGGCCTCACCCCAGTCACCGCAGACAATAGGCAAGATAGAAAGCTTCCATAGGAATATACAAAGGGAGCTATTCGGCCAGAAACATTTTACCTCCATGGAAGATGTAAAAAAGGCAG
The nucleotide sequence above comes from Halarsenatibacter silvermanii. Encoded proteins:
- a CDS encoding IS3 family transposase; translated protein: MPETRSDEERKMIIEKVNHLYETSDLTIKEACSEFGISDSAYYIWKKHRNLEPETEKEETSNQDRENTSGDVDTETVKKVTELKEDKPFLGFKKISKQLAYSHGIKISTRQVKKILKEHGLEETDYPEPKDHPSRRFERNSSDEMWMMDIMHYTIEKEGRFYLISILDDYSRYIIAHGIFKRKTIDNVIDVLHEAFEESGLPGEFLTDRGSQFHSWKGESRFQKLLDKLGVKHILASPQSPQTIGKIESFHRNIQRELFGQKHFTSMEDVKKAVSDYIEYYNHERVHMGIDYLTPADRYYGVKQDAEKTYDV